Below is a window of bacterium DNA.
CACAAAAAAAAAGGAAATTTCTGTCTCTGATGAATAGATTTTAACTTTTTCTCTGCGTCTCTGCGGTGAAATATAATAAGGCTGAATAGTTACGAATACACTACTGACTCGTTGCGAGTTGACCGGTTTTAACAATTTCCGGGGTGATAATCGCAATTAATTCCGTTTCATCTTCTTTAATCGCCTTGTAAGAAAATAGTGCACCTAAAAGAGGTATTCTACCAATTAGAGGCACTCTTTTAGTTGTCGTGCTCTTTTTTACTTCAGTCAATCCACTAAGGATAACGGTATCTTTACTTCTAACATTCACTTCTGTAACAACATTTTTTGAAATCATCGCGGGGACATTATTAAGTATTCGTGACCAATCAGGAGTAGAAATAGCGGTATCAATTTTCAGGTTAATATTATTATCTGCATCTGCCACTGGTGTAATTTTAAGCTGAATACCGTAGTCAACCCATTCAATTCCACTACTTGTTGTTTGATTAACCTGAGTTACTGTTGTAGGAATAGGTATTTTACCACCTACATTTACATACGCCTGTTTACCACTTAAAGTCAGAATGCTGGGTGAAGATAGTGTTTTAGCCTTACCTTTTTCCTTTAATGCCTCTATTTCGACATTTAGACCGGGCAGAAGTCCTGCATCGTCTTTTATGATACCAATATTTAATCCTTCATTAAATCCATGCGTGTAACCTTCATATTTTCGGTCTTCAATCTTACCTTCTATTTTCCACTTAGACCCCAGTTGTAACCAATCTTTTGTGCTCATATCTACAATTTGTAAATTGACTAATATTTGGAGCGGTTCCTGAACTTCAATCAGATTTATCACCCACTCATTGAAGGCATTAGCCAATCTTTCAGCGTTTTGTTTTTCATGTTGAGTTTTAACCTGACCTTTTAAGACTAGAGATTTGCCAACAAATGAAGCGGTAATATTTTCTAAACCTTTTATTTTAGAGATTTCTTGAAGCGGGAATTCCTTTTCTATGACGCGTATGGTATGTTTTTTAACGATTTTTTTTGCCCAGATGTGTAATGAAGTTACGCCTTCATGAAGACCATTAATGAGTATTTGTTCTGGCGCGACAACCGTAGCATCGGCTATTCTCGGATCCCCAATAGCCATTTTTTCTAAATTAGGGACTTCGAGGACCATAGAATCGCCAACACCAATCATCCATTCATCGGCATAACAATGCCCGGGGATAAATAGTAAAATAATCAGCCACCCAAATAATTTTTTTCTCATTTTATATCTCCCTGGTAACTATTCAGCTTATTATAAACCACAGAGGCACAGAGAACACAGAGAATATAATAGAATTTACTACCAAATCCAATCTGTTCCATAATATATAATATCTGGAATCTTAAAGGATAATTTGCAAATACATACCCCTTTTCTAAATATATTCATTCTCTGTCTCCTCTGCGTCTCTGTGGTGAATAGTTACTCTCCTTGAATACTTACAAATCTCTCAGTTAATTCTTCAGGACTAAAACTAATTCTTGGAACTCCTTTTAGTCTTGAAGATTCTACTTTAACCAATATAAAATTAGGTCCTTCAGCCTTTAAAAATTCTTTAAATTTCTGGGTAAAGTCCTGGATATTATCGACCTTTGATATGTTTTTATATCCAAATGTCTGGACACTTTTAGATAAATCAATTTCTTTAGTAATTGTTGGTTGATTGCCGGTGGACTCATAAGATTCATTATCTAAAACAAGATGAATAAAATTAGCCGGTGAACATACCCCAATCATCGGAAGGTTACCCAGACTCATCAAAACACTCCCATCTCCTTCTACGACAATCACCTTTTTAAGAGGTGAACATAAAGAAATACCCAATCCTACTGCAGAGAGCAAACCCATAGAACCCATCATATAGAAATTAGTCTTTCTATCTTTTATGGCAAATGCCTCCCGAGAAATCATCCCGGTGGTAAAAAGGGCAAAATCTTCCTCATTTAGATTATCCATGATTATCTTAATGGCTTCATCTCGTTTCATCCGACGACACCTTCTTTTAATATTAAAGCTACTGGTTTATGTTCTTTTTCCATTGAGTTGATGGCAAAATTTAGAGATTCTTCATAATTCGATGCGGAGAGAATCCTGTAGGGTATATTTAATAAATCAAGGAAATCAGTCATTTTTGCACCCATAATTAAGTGTTCCGGAGCATCTTTGCCTTCAAAACCTCTCCAGGTAATTATCATCAGTAGCGGGAGATGATAAATGAGGTTAAAAGAAGTCAAGCCATTTATAATATTTCCTAATCCTGAATTCTGGATAAGAATTCCGCCTTTTTGTCCGCATAGAGCCGCCCCACTGGCTATTCCTAATGCCGCATCTTCTCTTGAGGCAGGGATATAGGTTATTTCCTCATCCGTATAAATATAATTAAGGATGTTGGTAAAGAGCGAACACGGCACTCCAGACAAAAAAGTAAATCCTCTTTTTTTTAAAGCACTACAAAAATCTTTTGGGGTTATCATTTTATTTACCTGCCAGAAGCTCACAACTAAGTTTATAATTTTCCATTGTGTGCACTTCCATCCAGCCGGATGTTATTTCAACAATGGCTACTTTTTCACCACCATCAATCATTTCTTGCAAAAGGTCTGTCAATGAAGCCTGTTTAAAATTTGGGGCGGTATGGAATGGTCGATTGGCATATTTTATC
It encodes the following:
- a CDS encoding pilus assembly protein N-terminal domain-containing protein, whose translation is MRKKLFGWLIILLFIPGHCYADEWMIGVGDSMVLEVPNLEKMAIGDPRIADATVVAPEQILINGLHEGVTSLHIWAKKIVKKHTIRVIEKEFPLQEISKIKGLENITASFVGKSLVLKGQVKTQHEKQNAERLANAFNEWVINLIEVQEPLQILVNLQIVDMSTKDWLQLGSKWKIEGKIEDRKYEGYTHGFNEGLNIGIIKDDAGLLPGLNVEIEALKEKGKAKTLSSPSILTLSGKQAYVNVGGKIPIPTTVTQVNQTTSSGIEWVDYGIQLKITPVADADNNINLKIDTAISTPDWSRILNNVPAMISKNVVTEVNVRSKDTVILSGLTEVKKSTTTKRVPLIGRIPLLGALFSYKAIKEDETELIAIITPEIVKTGQLATSQ
- a CDS encoding thiamine pyrophosphate-binding protein, producing the protein MITPKDFCSALKKRGFTFLSGVPCSLFTNILNYIYTDEEITYIPASREDAALGIASGAALCGQKGGILIQNSGLGNIINGLTSFNLIYHLPLLMIITWRGFEGKDAPEHLIMGAKMTDFLDLLNIPYRILSASNYEESLNFAINSMEKEHKPVALILKEGVVG
- a CDS encoding thiamine pyrophosphate-dependent enzyme, giving the protein MKRDEAIKIIMDNLNEEDFALFTTGMISREAFAIKDRKTNFYMMGSMGLLSAVGLGISLCSPLKKVIVVEGDGSVLMSLGNLPMIGVCSPANFIHLVLDNESYESTGNQPTITKEIDLSKSVQTFGYKNISKVDNIQDFTQKFKEFLKAEGPNFILVKVESSRLKGVPRISFSPEELTERFVSIQGE